One Paraburkholderia kururiensis DNA window includes the following coding sequences:
- a CDS encoding TonB-dependent siderophore receptor: MRVIPALLIGAGTLTTSLAYADDTSSSTQSPANDATSGSDKTGDNKVRSLATVTINGTRQQAPEVSSGALGTRSDLETPFSTRVVTQQDLEDRQVKSLGKVFAEDSAVMSLGDTYSFNAYSINVRGIPLDDYNGYKINGLPFYMTTVELPVESFESIQLLKGASGFMYGFGAPGGIINFVTKKPTDTFTFSADVGYSSDSVFSQHIDTGGRFGPDSMFGYRFNITHEQGDTYNDAHVLRNSESLSLDARLTRSLTWTFDGLYQSRKVDGGIQDVMLSDYTGTGLPRAPSGRTNLSAYGDTFFNSNVYFVGSGLHWQIDPVWKASIDYSHSKDERNYSGQWLDLLDEQGDFNTYLNRSRGSSIYDVVQATLEGKFSTGPVDHQVGLGASEQWLSKKTVPHYLYTDIGSNNLYDTITQHTWDGTYDYSQQYNNFNSQQKSIFASDTLSVLKYWSILAGIRYTSYHQTSWTSPSASPVSYTQNPVTPTLALMFRPRSDLLFYASYVEALEDGGTAAQGYANANQVLDPIKSKQYEVGVKYDGRHVGASAALFRIERGAEYGNAQNVYVSNGKERINGLELDGHVDLPAGFRVAASTAWEAGTYSETEADLIGKRIEGIPRWQATLQISDRIPGVTGLTANAEVHYYGSMMADANNNYVLPSFTLVNAGLSYRTTVAGHGVTLRAEVDNLFNRHYWGFLQSDYMFVGAPRTLALNARFDL; this comes from the coding sequence TTGCGAGTAATTCCGGCGTTGCTGATCGGCGCAGGCACGCTGACCACGAGCCTCGCTTACGCCGACGACACGTCTAGTTCCACACAGAGCCCGGCGAACGACGCCACGTCCGGTTCTGACAAAACCGGCGACAACAAGGTCCGCAGCCTCGCTACGGTGACGATCAACGGCACGCGCCAGCAGGCGCCCGAGGTGTCGAGCGGCGCACTTGGCACGCGTTCCGATCTGGAAACGCCGTTTTCGACGCGCGTGGTCACGCAGCAGGATCTCGAGGACCGTCAGGTGAAATCGCTTGGCAAGGTCTTCGCGGAAGACTCGGCGGTCATGTCGCTCGGTGACACCTATTCGTTCAACGCCTATTCGATCAACGTCCGCGGTATTCCGCTCGACGACTACAACGGCTACAAGATCAACGGCCTGCCGTTCTATATGACGACGGTCGAATTGCCGGTCGAATCGTTCGAATCGATTCAATTGCTCAAGGGTGCATCGGGCTTCATGTACGGCTTCGGCGCGCCCGGCGGCATCATCAATTTCGTAACCAAGAAGCCGACCGATACATTCACGTTCAGCGCCGACGTGGGCTATAGCTCGGACTCCGTGTTCAGCCAGCACATCGACACGGGCGGCCGCTTTGGTCCGGACAGCATGTTCGGCTATCGCTTCAACATCACGCACGAACAGGGCGACACGTATAACGACGCGCACGTGCTGCGCAATTCGGAGTCGCTGTCGCTCGACGCGCGGCTCACGCGCTCGCTCACGTGGACCTTCGACGGCCTCTATCAGTCGCGCAAGGTCGACGGCGGCATTCAGGACGTCATGCTCAGCGACTACACCGGCACGGGCCTGCCGCGCGCGCCGAGCGGACGCACGAATCTCTCCGCTTACGGCGACACGTTCTTCAATTCGAACGTGTATTTCGTCGGCAGTGGCCTGCACTGGCAGATCGATCCGGTCTGGAAGGCGAGCATCGACTATAGCCACAGTAAGGACGAGCGTAATTATTCCGGCCAGTGGCTCGACCTGCTCGACGAGCAAGGCGACTTCAATACCTATCTGAACCGTTCGCGCGGATCGTCGATTTATGACGTCGTCCAGGCGACGCTCGAAGGCAAGTTCTCGACGGGCCCGGTCGATCATCAGGTGGGGCTGGGCGCCTCCGAGCAATGGCTCTCGAAAAAGACTGTGCCTCACTATCTCTATACGGATATCGGCTCGAACAATCTTTACGACACGATTACACAGCACACATGGGACGGCACTTACGATTACAGCCAGCAGTACAACAATTTCAACTCGCAGCAGAAGTCGATTTTCGCGAGCGATACGCTGAGCGTCCTGAAATACTGGTCGATTCTCGCAGGCATTCGCTATACGAGCTATCACCAGACGTCGTGGACGTCGCCGTCCGCGTCACCGGTCAGCTACACGCAGAATCCGGTCACGCCCACGCTCGCGCTGATGTTCCGTCCGCGCAGCGATCTGCTGTTCTACGCGAGCTACGTGGAAGCGCTCGAAGACGGCGGCACGGCAGCGCAAGGCTACGCGAACGCGAACCAGGTGCTCGATCCGATCAAGAGCAAGCAGTATGAAGTGGGCGTGAAATACGACGGCCGCCATGTGGGCGCGTCGGCGGCGCTGTTCCGCATCGAGCGCGGCGCGGAGTACGGCAATGCGCAGAACGTCTACGTTTCGAACGGCAAGGAACGCATCAACGGACTCGAACTCGACGGTCACGTCGATCTGCCCGCGGGCTTCCGCGTGGCAGCGAGCACCGCGTGGGAAGCGGGCACGTATAGCGAAACCGAGGCCGATCTGATCGGCAAGCGCATCGAGGGCATTCCGCGCTGGCAGGCCACGCTGCAGATCAGCGATCGCATTCCGGGCGTGACGGGCCTCACCGCAAACGCGGAAGTGCACTACTACGGCAGCATGATGGCCGATGCGAACAACAACTACGTGCTGCCGAGCTTCACGCTCGTCAATGCGGGGCTGAGCTATCGCACGACGGTGGCCGGGCATGGCGTGACGCTGCGTGCCGAAGTCGACAACCTCTTCAACCGGCATTACTGGGGCTTCCTCCAGTCCGATTATATGTTCGTCGGCGCGCCGCGCACGCTCGCGCTCAACGCGCGCTTCGATCTGTGA
- a CDS encoding energy transducer TonB has protein sequence MSAALLSSGGDALHARRFAVYRALLADAGRGAAREVRVFAADEVREKAYEARPVSARGVVRCALAVTLLHVALIAAWRHAGPAAPAPVVTPPIALQMDAPPKALPQAPKASPTPPVTPPKPLPQRAHAHPARPRPAPAPSLAPTPVAAPPQSTPTPAPVTAPVQTPAPAAPEKTTLPDGNADYLHNPAPDYPPTAQDYGWQGKVVLHVHVRADGSPDTIEIRRSSGHRVLDEAGIAAVRHWSFVPAKRGATPIDGWVDVPLNFQLD, from the coding sequence GTGAGCGCCGCCCTGCTCTCGTCCGGCGGCGACGCGCTGCACGCACGGCGTTTCGCCGTGTATCGCGCTCTCCTTGCCGACGCCGGACGTGGTGCCGCGCGCGAAGTTCGCGTGTTCGCGGCGGACGAGGTTCGGGAAAAGGCGTATGAAGCGCGGCCCGTTTCGGCGCGCGGTGTGGTGCGGTGCGCGCTCGCAGTCACGCTGCTGCACGTGGCGCTGATTGCCGCGTGGCGGCATGCCGGGCCCGCTGCGCCCGCACCGGTCGTCACGCCGCCGATCGCCTTGCAGATGGACGCGCCACCGAAGGCGCTGCCGCAGGCGCCGAAGGCCTCGCCGACCCCACCCGTTACGCCGCCCAAGCCGTTGCCGCAGCGCGCGCACGCGCATCCGGCGCGGCCACGCCCTGCTCCGGCGCCTTCACTCGCGCCCACGCCCGTGGCCGCGCCGCCCCAAAGCACACCGACGCCTGCGCCAGTTACCGCGCCAGTACAAACGCCCGCGCCCGCCGCGCCAGAAAAAACCACACTGCCCGACGGCAACGCCGACTACCTGCACAACCCGGCGCCCGACTATCCGCCCACGGCGCAGGACTACGGCTGGCAAGGCAAGGTCGTGCTGCACGTGCATGTGCGCGCCGACGGCTCTCCCGACACGATCGAGATCCGCCGTTCCAGCGGACATCGCGTGCTCGACGAAGCCGGCATCGCCGCCGTGCGCCACTGGAGTTTCGTCCCCGCCAAACGCGGCGCCACGCCGATCGACGGTTGGGTCGACGTGCCGCTCAATTTCCAGCTCGACTGA
- a CDS encoding MotA/TolQ/ExbB proton channel family protein, with amino-acid sequence MNSLPLNLIVQSALWALGLFSIATWTLIVLKAVQQIRAARADREAGAALEGVRSLAAISAIELPDGPKARLTAAALDALETARAYDSDSAESLWSRQDTLERQLTRQIAHERRRLEYALAWLASVGSVAPFVGLFGTVFGIIHALESIAHAASASIDVVAGPIGEALVATGIGIAVAVPAVLAYNLFVRGVKGIVARLDDHAGNLYALAQRQQFRFEPSLAAAHAVRADAARPASARAGEVAA; translated from the coding sequence ATGAATTCGCTTCCCCTCAACCTCATCGTGCAAAGCGCTCTCTGGGCGCTCGGCCTGTTCTCCATCGCGACGTGGACGCTGATCGTCCTGAAAGCCGTGCAGCAGATCCGCGCCGCGCGCGCTGACCGCGAGGCCGGCGCTGCGCTCGAAGGCGTCCGCTCGCTCGCCGCCATCTCCGCGATCGAATTGCCCGACGGTCCGAAGGCCCGCCTGACGGCCGCGGCGCTCGACGCACTCGAGACAGCACGCGCCTACGACAGCGACAGCGCCGAATCGCTCTGGAGCCGCCAGGACACGCTCGAACGTCAGCTCACGCGCCAGATCGCGCACGAGCGCCGCCGCCTTGAATACGCGCTCGCGTGGCTCGCTTCGGTGGGCAGCGTCGCGCCCTTCGTCGGCCTGTTCGGCACGGTGTTCGGCATCATCCACGCGCTGGAGTCGATCGCGCACGCCGCCTCGGCCAGCATCGACGTGGTCGCCGGACCGATCGGCGAAGCGCTCGTGGCCACCGGTATCGGCATTGCCGTGGCCGTGCCCGCCGTGCTCGCGTACAACCTGTTCGTGCGCGGCGTGAAAGGCATCGTCGCGCGTCTCGACGATCACGCAGGCAACCTCTACGCGCTCGCGCAACGCCAGCAATTCCGCTTCGAGCCGTCGCTAGCGGCCGCGCATGCCGTTCGCGCCGATGCGGCGCGGCCCGCTTCCGCCCGCGCCGGGGAGGTCGCTGCCTGA
- a CDS encoding ExbD/TolR family protein, whose amino-acid sequence MAFSSSNQDDDVLSEINITPLVDVMLVLLVAFIVTAPLLNKAIHVNLPKTEATASVDPKKPLTVSVDEAGLVYFDKQPVPLAQVEGLLEQRKQRDADLAVALQADERVPYGPVAKVMGAIQHAGIAKLSLVTQPQP is encoded by the coding sequence ATGGCCTTCTCCTCCTCGAACCAGGACGACGACGTCCTCAGCGAAATCAATATCACGCCGCTCGTCGATGTGATGCTCGTGTTGCTGGTGGCGTTCATCGTCACCGCGCCGCTGCTCAACAAGGCGATTCACGTGAATCTGCCGAAGACCGAGGCCACTGCTTCTGTCGATCCGAAAAAGCCGCTCACCGTGAGCGTGGACGAAGCTGGCCTCGTGTACTTCGACAAGCAGCCCGTGCCGCTCGCGCAGGTCGAAGGTCTGCTCGAACAGCGCAAGCAGCGGGACGCCGATCTCGCTGTCGCGTTGCAGGCCGATGAGCGTGTGCCCTACGGTCCCGTCGCGAAGGTGATGGGCGCGATCCAGCACGCGGGCATCGCGAAGCTGTCGCTCGTGACGCAGCCGCAGCCGTGA
- a CDS encoding extracellular solute-binding protein, producing MAHATTLDASRTTQTAPDAPPRQTTLTLFDDARPATVPARLPYSDDAPSRGGTLRLTNYIDATPIVTSYDSLNPFLLRGNAAPAAPILMFETLMQRSLDDVSTQYPLLADRVAIAPDRLSATFHLNPRARFSNGKPVTADDVVWSFECLSHAPTSPFYSGRYASIRAAHALDAHTVRFDFRAAERRAVLDAGDLYVFSRDWARTPTGGQHSFDQLATVSPIASGPYLIASRASNREIVYRRDPHYWGADLPVRRGMFNFDTVSFRLYSDAAAPLQAFRVGDIDAMFEGSAEQWTRNYSGPGFAAGTLHKQEFAEQGISAAQGLFFNLRRKKFQDRRVREAVGLALDYEWINRNMFFGQYERSQGFFDDSEFAARGAPGADELALLEPLRANLPPEVFGDVPPQPQTTGRNGLRRNLARAEALLESAGWHYRDGVLRDTSGVPFTIELLDDGTGMQRILMIIVRNLRMLGIDARLRIMDQTVINERLKHFDFDMTTLGYRAASVPGGELARRFGSEAAHTPGSENYAGVASPAVDALIAEVQHAQSEHALVAASRALDRVLRCERIMVPEWHITHARVAWNRRIAPPARVPKQYPWMDWVIGWWHAEPQNAHAQRQD from the coding sequence ATGGCACACGCGACGACGCTCGACGCAAGCCGCACGACGCAAACTGCGCCCGATGCTCCGCCCAGGCAAACCACGCTCACGCTGTTCGACGACGCGCGGCCCGCGACCGTGCCCGCGCGCCTGCCCTATTCGGACGACGCGCCGTCGCGCGGCGGTACGCTGCGGCTCACCAACTACATCGACGCCACGCCCATCGTCACGTCGTACGACTCGCTCAATCCGTTCCTGTTGCGCGGCAACGCGGCACCGGCCGCGCCGATCCTCATGTTCGAGACGCTGATGCAACGCAGCCTCGACGACGTCAGCACGCAATATCCGCTGCTTGCCGACCGCGTGGCCATCGCACCGGACAGACTTTCCGCGACGTTCCATCTGAATCCCAGGGCGCGCTTTTCGAACGGCAAACCCGTGACCGCCGACGACGTGGTCTGGTCATTCGAATGCCTGAGCCACGCACCCACCTCACCGTTCTACAGCGGCCGCTACGCGTCGATCCGCGCGGCGCACGCGCTCGACGCGCACACCGTGCGCTTCGACTTCCGCGCGGCCGAGCGACGTGCCGTACTCGACGCGGGCGACCTCTACGTGTTCTCGCGCGACTGGGCGCGCACGCCCACGGGCGGCCAGCACAGCTTCGACCAGCTAGCGACCGTATCGCCCATCGCAAGCGGCCCTTATCTGATCGCCTCGCGCGCGAGCAACCGCGAGATCGTCTACCGGCGCGATCCGCATTACTGGGGCGCAGATCTGCCCGTGCGGCGCGGCATGTTCAACTTCGACACCGTGAGCTTTCGCCTCTATAGCGACGCCGCCGCGCCGCTCCAGGCATTTCGCGTGGGCGACATCGACGCGATGTTCGAAGGCAGCGCCGAGCAATGGACGCGCAATTACAGCGGCCCCGGTTTCGCCGCCGGCACGCTGCACAAGCAGGAATTCGCGGAGCAAGGCATCAGTGCCGCGCAGGGCCTCTTCTTCAACCTGCGCCGCAAGAAGTTCCAGGACCGGCGCGTACGCGAAGCCGTGGGTCTTGCACTCGACTACGAGTGGATCAACCGCAACATGTTTTTCGGCCAGTACGAGCGCAGTCAAGGCTTTTTCGACGACAGCGAGTTCGCCGCGCGCGGCGCGCCCGGCGCGGACGAACTCGCGTTGCTCGAACCGCTGCGCGCGAACCTGCCGCCCGAGGTATTCGGCGACGTGCCGCCGCAGCCACAGACTACGGGGAGAAATGGCCTGCGCCGCAATCTCGCGCGCGCCGAAGCATTGCTCGAAAGCGCGGGCTGGCATTACCGCGATGGCGTGCTGCGCGACACATCGGGCGTGCCGTTCACGATCGAACTGCTCGACGACGGCACCGGCATGCAGCGCATTCTGATGATCATCGTGCGCAACCTGAGAATGCTCGGCATCGACGCGCGCCTGCGCATCATGGACCAGACAGTCATCAACGAGCGGCTCAAGCATTTCGACTTCGACATGACCACGCTCGGCTACCGCGCGGCGAGCGTGCCCGGCGGCGAACTCGCGCGGCGCTTCGGCAGCGAGGCCGCGCACACGCCAGGTTCGGAAAACTATGCCGGGGTGGCCTCACCCGCGGTCGATGCGCTGATTGCCGAGGTACAGCACGCGCAGAGCGAACACGCACTGGTGGCGGCGTCACGCGCACTCGATCGGGTGCTTCGCTGCGAACGCATCATGGTGCCGGAGTGGCACATCACGCACGCGCGCGTCGCGTGGAACCGCCGCATCGCACCGCCAGCGCGGGTGCCGAAGCAATATCCGTGGATGGACTGGGTGATCGGCTGGTGGCACGCCGAGCCGCAGAACGCACACGCGCAACGACAGGATTAA
- a CDS encoding ABC transporter permease subunit: MIAYIGRRLALMIPTLLGVLTVTFVIMQFVPGGPVEQVMARLQGTSIHGEGGGGNGDYHGNEGVDPAQIAAIRREFGFDQPPLTRYVRMLAHYARFDLGQSFFQHRSVWELIRSKLPVTVTLGSFTLVLTYLIAVPLGIAKALHRGTAFDFATSAALLAAYAIPGFVLGVLLMMLFGGDLFLHVFPLGGFGSEGHDALPLTQRVLDRLWHLVLPVTASVTGSLAVVSLLTRNAFLDELARQYVLTARAKGATRSAVVWRHVLRNALLPLATGLPAAFIAAYVSGSLLIETLFSLDGVGRLSYDAIVGRDYPVVLGSLFVFTVVSLVARLAGDLAYALIDPRIHFGGNGH, from the coding sequence ATGATCGCCTATATCGGCCGGCGCCTCGCGCTGATGATTCCCACGCTGCTCGGCGTGCTTACCGTCACCTTCGTCATCATGCAGTTCGTGCCCGGCGGTCCCGTCGAGCAGGTGATGGCGCGCCTGCAAGGCACATCCATTCATGGCGAGGGCGGCGGCGGCAACGGCGACTATCACGGCAACGAGGGCGTCGATCCAGCGCAGATCGCGGCCATCCGCCGCGAGTTCGGCTTCGACCAGCCGCCGCTCACGCGTTACGTGCGCATGCTCGCGCATTACGCGCGCTTCGACCTCGGCCAGTCGTTCTTTCAGCATCGCTCCGTGTGGGAACTGATTCGCAGCAAACTGCCCGTGACGGTCACGCTCGGCAGCTTCACGCTCGTGCTCACGTATCTGATTGCGGTGCCGCTCGGCATTGCGAAGGCGCTGCATCGCGGCACCGCGTTCGACTTTGCCACCAGCGCAGCGCTGCTGGCCGCCTACGCGATTCCCGGCTTCGTGCTCGGCGTGCTGCTGATGATGCTGTTCGGCGGCGATCTGTTCCTGCATGTCTTTCCGCTCGGCGGCTTCGGCTCGGAAGGTCACGACGCGCTACCGCTCACGCAGCGCGTGCTCGACCGGCTCTGGCATCTGGTGCTGCCGGTGACGGCTTCGGTGACGGGCAGTCTCGCCGTGGTTTCGCTGCTCACGCGCAATGCGTTTCTCGACGAACTCGCGCGCCAATACGTGCTGACCGCGCGCGCGAAAGGCGCGACGCGCAGCGCCGTGGTCTGGCGTCACGTGCTGCGCAACGCGCTGCTGCCGCTCGCCACCGGCCTGCCCGCCGCGTTCATCGCCGCCTATGTGAGCGGCAGTCTGCTGATCGAAACGCTGTTCTCGCTCGACGGCGTGGGCCGCCTTTCGTACGACGCCATCGTAGGCCGCGACTATCCGGTCGTGCTCGGCTCGCTGTTCGTGTTCACAGTGGTGAGTCTCGTCGCGCGGCTCGCGGGCGATCTCGCCTACGCGCTGATCGATCCGCGCATTCACTTCGGCGGCAACGGCCATTGA
- a CDS encoding ABC transporter permease: protein MEAITPLRNEPQQASADEMPAAPEHAPIECAAPDVPASTAFWRRLRRQRLGWASLIVFAMLFAASLFAGAISNDRPLVVRYHGHWLFPALRVYADRDFGGALPTEADYLDPFIRDQFSRDGNFALYAPCPFRYDTVNYHDARPFPAPPSALNWLGTDAYGRDVFARALYGLRSSVLFAFALTLSGALIGVLAGALQGYHAGRVDLLGQRLIEIWNALPDLYLLIILSSIFEPSLALLFVLLAAFGWITLSDYVRSEFLQKRALDYVRAARTLGLSDWQIMWRHILPNSLTPVITWLPFRMSAAILSLASLDFLGLGVPPPAPSLGELLAEGKDHLNAWWISSTAIGALVVTLLLLTFIGDALRESLSPDRHRAHDNTQERS from the coding sequence ATGGAAGCGATCACACCGCTGCGCAACGAGCCGCAGCAAGCGTCCGCCGATGAGATGCCCGCCGCGCCGGAACACGCGCCCATAGAATGCGCCGCTCCCGACGTTCCCGCTTCGACGGCATTCTGGCGACGCCTGCGCCGTCAACGGCTGGGCTGGGCGAGCCTGATCGTGTTCGCCATGCTGTTCGCCGCCAGCCTCTTTGCGGGCGCGATCAGCAACGACCGGCCGCTCGTCGTGCGCTATCACGGCCATTGGCTGTTTCCGGCGCTGCGCGTCTACGCCGATCGTGACTTCGGCGGCGCGCTGCCCACCGAGGCCGATTATCTCGATCCGTTCATTCGCGACCAGTTTTCGCGCGACGGCAATTTCGCGCTCTATGCGCCGTGCCCGTTCCGCTACGACACCGTGAACTACCACGACGCGCGCCCGTTTCCCGCGCCGCCATCGGCACTGAACTGGCTCGGCACCGACGCCTACGGCCGCGACGTATTCGCACGCGCGCTCTATGGCCTGCGCAGTTCCGTGCTGTTCGCGTTCGCGCTCACGCTCAGCGGCGCGCTGATCGGCGTGCTTGCGGGCGCGCTGCAGGGATATCACGCGGGCCGCGTCGATCTGCTCGGCCAGCGCCTGATCGAAATCTGGAACGCGCTGCCCGACCTGTATCTGCTGATCATTCTTTCGTCGATCTTCGAACCGAGCCTCGCGTTGCTGTTCGTGCTGCTCGCGGCGTTCGGCTGGATCACGCTCTCCGACTACGTACGCAGCGAGTTCCTGCAAAAGCGCGCGCTCGATTACGTGCGCGCCGCACGCACGCTCGGCCTCTCCGACTGGCAGATCATGTGGCGGCACATTTTGCCGAACAGTCTCACGCCCGTCATCACGTGGCTGCCGTTTCGCATGAGCGCGGCGATCCTGTCGCTCGCGAGCCTCGATTTCCTGGGACTGGGCGTGCCGCCGCCCGCGCCGAGCCTCGGCGAACTGCTCGCCGAAGGCAAGGACCATCTCAACGCGTGGTGGATTTCGTCGACCGCGATCGGCGCGCTGGTCGTCACGCTGCTGTTGCTCACGTTCATCGGCGACGCGTTGCGCGAGTCGCTGTCGCCGGATCGGCATCGCGCGCATGACAACACTCAGGAGCGCTCGTGA
- a CDS encoding ABC transporter ATP-binding protein, which translates to MTKPVLEVNGLGIRFGSRSIVHDLDLTIAAGERVALVGESGSGKSLTALALLGLADAAQVSGSVRLAGEELLGKSEAQWRTVRGRDIAMVFQEPMTALNPLWSIGRQIGESLRLHANLRGTAARERAIALLRRTGIAEAECKVDCYAHQLSGGQRQRAMIAMALACNPRLLIADEPTTALDVTVRRQIVDLLIELQEADADGRGLAVLLITHDLHLVRRFAHRVAVMQHGAIVEQGATEALFAAQRHPYTRKLFDSAPRRTLAPVSDDAPRVLAVDGLRAGYRARVPGWRGVLRAGTNTVLDGIDLHLRAGETLGVLGESGCGKSTLAASIVGLVQPVAGTIRFAGLDGLNDEAQPPSRHALAAHVQMVFQDPFGSLAPRLTVGEIVGEGLALHHPDLPAHARHARVAALLAETGLPADAASRLPAAFSGGQRQRIAIARALAVDPRILVLDEPTSALDVSIQQQILALLTALQRRHGLSYVFISHDIDVLRAVSHRLVVIYRGKIVEAGETLAILDAPMHAYTRKLVSAAIWSPIT; encoded by the coding sequence GTGACGAAGCCTGTTCTCGAAGTCAATGGACTCGGCATTCGCTTCGGATCACGAAGCATTGTGCATGATCTCGACCTGACGATCGCGGCCGGCGAACGCGTGGCGCTGGTCGGCGAATCGGGCTCGGGCAAGAGTCTCACGGCTCTCGCGCTGCTCGGTCTTGCCGACGCCGCCCAGGTGAGCGGCAGCGTGCGGCTCGCGGGCGAGGAACTGCTCGGCAAGAGCGAGGCGCAATGGCGCACCGTGCGGGGCCGCGACATCGCCATGGTGTTTCAGGAACCGATGACGGCGCTCAATCCGCTCTGGAGCATCGGGCGACAAATCGGCGAAAGCCTGCGTCTGCATGCGAACCTGCGCGGCACGGCCGCGCGCGAGCGCGCGATTGCGCTGCTGCGGCGCACCGGTATTGCCGAGGCCGAGTGCAAGGTCGATTGCTATGCGCACCAGTTGTCGGGCGGACAACGCCAGCGCGCGATGATCGCGATGGCGCTCGCCTGCAACCCGCGTCTCCTGATCGCCGACGAACCGACCACCGCGCTCGACGTGACCGTGCGCCGTCAGATCGTCGATCTGCTCATCGAGCTGCAGGAAGCCGACGCCGACGGACGCGGCCTCGCCGTGCTGCTCATCACACACGACCTGCATCTGGTGCGGCGCTTCGCGCATCGCGTGGCCGTGATGCAGCATGGCGCGATCGTCGAGCAAGGCGCGACCGAGGCGCTATTCGCGGCGCAGCGGCACCCTTACACGCGCAAGCTGTTCGACAGCGCGCCGCGCCGCACGCTCGCGCCAGTTTCCGACGACGCGCCGCGCGTACTCGCCGTCGACGGTCTGCGCGCCGGGTATCGCGCGCGCGTGCCGGGCTGGCGCGGCGTGCTGCGTGCGGGGACGAATACCGTGCTCGATGGCATCGACTTGCATCTGCGGGCGGGCGAAACTCTGGGCGTGCTCGGCGAGTCGGGTTGCGGAAAATCGACGCTCGCGGCGTCCATTGTCGGGCTGGTGCAGCCGGTGGCGGGCACGATCCGTTTCGCGGGACTCGACGGTCTCAATGACGAAGCGCAACCGCCGTCGCGGCACGCGCTGGCCGCGCACGTGCAGATGGTGTTTCAGGACCCGTTCGGCTCGCTCGCGCCGCGCCTGACCGTGGGCGAGATCGTCGGGGAAGGACTCGCGCTGCATCATCCGGATCTGCCCGCCCATGCGCGGCACGCGCGCGTGGCCGCGCTGCTCGCCGAAACCGGCCTGCCCGCCGACGCGGCCTCGCGCCTGCCCGCCGCGTTTTCGGGCGGCCAGCGCCAGCGCATCGCGATTGCACGCGCGCTCGCCGTCGATCCGCGCATTCTCGTGCTCGACGAACCGACCAGCGCGCTTGACGTGTCAATCCAGCAACAGATTCTCGCGCTACTCACCGCGCTGCAGCGTCGGCACGGCTTGAGCTACGTGTTCATCAGCCACGATATCGACGTGCTGCGCGCCGTATCGCACCGTCTCGTGGTCATATACCGCGGCAAGATCGTCGAGGCAGGCGAAACGCTCGCGATACTCGACGCACCCATGCATGCCTACACTCGCAAGCTCGTTAGCGCGGCGATTTGGAGTCCAATCACGTAG
- a CDS encoding metallophosphoesterase family protein → MNDDTTPGRALDRTSANPDDDRGTSHDNLTQRGKARRRALTCMAWAGTGVVWSLSGGVPRTLGIVGDAWGATSDEHALTFVQISDSHIGFNKQPNPTPEKTLQEAVDKIKSLPRPPAFMLHTGDVSHLSRPVEFDTAEQIVRGAALDVHYIPGEHDVLIDDGQPFFERFSKGTGGKGWYSFDQNGVHFVALVNVLNLKSGGLGSLGAEQLAWLERDLRGKTGSTPVVVFTHIPLWSLYPEWGWGTDDSAQALGYLKRFGSVTVLNGHIHQVLQKVEGNVSFHSAMSTAFPIAAPGVGPGPGPMKVPEDRLHAVLGVRTVNFVPGRTELALVDSPLGA, encoded by the coding sequence ATGAACGACGACACAACGCCCGGCCGCGCGCTTGACCGCACGAGCGCGAACCCCGACGACGACCGCGGCACCTCGCACGACAATCTCACGCAGCGCGGCAAAGCGCGCCGGCGCGCGCTCACCTGCATGGCGTGGGCCGGCACGGGCGTGGTGTGGTCCCTGAGCGGCGGTGTGCCGCGAACGCTGGGCATCGTGGGCGACGCCTGGGGCGCCACATCGGACGAGCACGCCCTCACGTTCGTGCAGATCAGCGACAGCCATATCGGCTTCAACAAGCAGCCGAACCCCACGCCCGAGAAAACGCTTCAGGAAGCCGTCGACAAGATCAAGTCGTTGCCCCGTCCGCCCGCGTTCATGCTTCACACGGGGGACGTGAGCCATCTTTCGCGGCCTGTCGAATTCGATACGGCCGAGCAGATCGTGCGAGGCGCCGCGCTCGACGTGCACTACATTCCCGGAGAGCACGACGTGCTGATCGACGACGGTCAGCCGTTCTTCGAGCGCTTTTCGAAAGGCACCGGCGGCAAGGGCTGGTACAGCTTCGATCAAAACGGCGTCCACTTCGTCGCGCTCGTCAACGTGCTGAATTTGAAGAGCGGCGGTCTGGGTTCGCTCGGCGCGGAACAGCTCGCGTGGCTCGAACGCGATCTTCGCGGCAAGACGGGCAGCACGCCCGTCGTGGTGTTCACGCACATTCCGCTGTGGTCCCTTTACCCGGAATGGGGTTGGGGCACGGACGACAGCGCGCAAGCGCTCGGCTACCTCAAGCGCTTCGGTTCGGTCACGGTGCTCAACGGCCACATTCACCAGGTACTCCAGAAGGTGGAAGGCAACGTGAGTTTTCATTCGGCAATGTCCACGGCATTTCCTATCGCCGCGCCAGGCGTCGGCCCTGGGCCGGGTCCGATGAAGGTGCCCGAAGATCGTCTGCATGCGGTGCTCGGCGTGCGTACCGTGAACTTCGTGCCGGGGCGCACAGAACTCGCGCTGGTCGATTCGCCGCTCGGAGCGTGA